A region of Geobacillus sp. 46C-IIa DNA encodes the following proteins:
- a CDS encoding aspartate aminotransferase family protein translates to MQVGQSYQLWLDKDDRYIWHSMKPYNPNATVVVAEAKGCWVTDVAGNNYLDAMAGLWCVNVGYGREELAEAAYEQLKTLAYFPLTQSHLPAIQLGEKLNELLGDEYVIFFSNSGSEANETAFKIARQYHQQRGELHRYKIVSRYRAYHGNSMGALAATGQAQRKYKYEPLAPGFIHVPPPDRYRDADETDDPRQLRAVKAVDDVMTWELSETIAAMIMEPIITGGGVLVPPDGYMRAVKEVCEKHGALLIVDEVICGFGRTGKAFGFQHYGVKPDIITMAKGITSAYLPLAATAVRKEIYEAFKGTDEYDYFRHVNTFGGHPAACAVALKNIEIMETERLFDRSREAGEWLLSALKTKLADHPYVGDVRGRGLLVGIELVVDRATKEPLDVSLVNQVINRCKENNLIIGKNGTTVAGYNNVLTLSPPLCITDDELSFVVRVLTEALAAIQ, encoded by the coding sequence GTGCAAGTGGGGCAAAGTTATCAATTATGGCTCGACAAAGACGACCGATACATTTGGCATTCGATGAAGCCATACAATCCGAATGCGACGGTTGTTGTGGCCGAGGCAAAAGGCTGCTGGGTGACGGATGTCGCTGGAAACAACTATTTGGACGCGATGGCCGGGCTCTGGTGCGTCAACGTCGGGTACGGGCGCGAGGAGTTGGCCGAAGCGGCGTATGAGCAGCTGAAAACGCTGGCATATTTCCCGCTCACGCAAAGCCACTTGCCGGCGATTCAGCTTGGGGAAAAGCTCAATGAGCTGTTGGGCGATGAGTATGTCATCTTCTTTTCCAACAGCGGGTCGGAGGCGAACGAAACGGCGTTTAAAATTGCCCGCCAATACCATCAGCAACGCGGAGAACTCCACCGATACAAAATCGTCTCCCGCTACCGGGCGTACCATGGGAATTCGATGGGAGCGCTTGCGGCAACCGGACAGGCACAGCGGAAGTATAAATATGAGCCGCTCGCTCCGGGCTTCATCCATGTGCCGCCGCCCGATCGCTACCGCGATGCTGACGAGACAGACGATCCGCGCCAGCTGCGGGCCGTGAAAGCGGTTGATGATGTGATGACGTGGGAACTGAGCGAGACGATTGCCGCTATGATTATGGAGCCGATCATCACTGGCGGCGGGGTGCTCGTGCCGCCGGATGGATACATGAGGGCGGTCAAGGAAGTATGTGAAAAGCACGGCGCACTGCTCATTGTTGATGAAGTCATCTGCGGCTTCGGCCGGACGGGAAAAGCGTTCGGATTTCAACACTACGGCGTCAAGCCGGACATCATTACAATGGCCAAAGGCATTACGAGCGCCTACTTGCCGCTGGCGGCCACGGCGGTGCGGAAAGAGATTTATGAAGCGTTTAAAGGAACAGACGAATACGATTACTTCCGCCATGTCAATACATTTGGCGGCCACCCGGCTGCTTGTGCGGTGGCGCTGAAAAATATCGAAATCATGGAGACGGAGCGCTTGTTTGACCGTTCCCGTGAAGCCGGCGAATGGCTGCTTTCGGCACTGAAAACGAAACTGGCCGATCATCCGTACGTCGGGGATGTGCGCGGAAGAGGGCTGCTTGTCGGCATTGAGTTGGTCGTCGACCGAGCGACGAAAGAGCCGCTTGATGTGTCGCTTGTCAACCAAGTGATTAATCGATGCAAAGAAAACAACCTTATCATTGGCAAAAACGGAACGACGGTCGCCGGGTACAACAACGTGCTCACCTTGTCGCCGCCGCTTTGCATCACGGATGATGAACTTTCGTTTGTGGTGCGCGTCCTGACCGAGGCGTTAGCGGCCATTCAATAA
- a CDS encoding CoA-acylating methylmalonate-semialdehyde dehydrogenase, whose product MSTIKHETVTLKNYIGGRWVESGGSEMLEVPNPATGEVLARVPISTKEDVDKAVQAANKAFQTWKDVPIPKRARLMFEFHHLLNKYHKELAELVVQENGKAYKEAYGEIQRGIECVEFAAGAPTLLMGESLANIAEEIDSEMFRYPLGVVAGITPFNFPMMVPLWMFPLAIVCGNTFVLKPSERTPILANKLAELFTEAGAPPGVLNVVHGAHDVVNALIDHDDIRAISFVGSQPVAKYVYERAAAQGKRVQALSGAKNHHIVMPDADVETAVQHVISSAFGSAGQRCMACSVVVIVGENEQFVQRLKQKADELNIGNGMDPEVLLTPVIRRSHREKVLGYIEKGIKEGAMLLRDGRKEIDDRPEGNFLGPTIFDHVTPDMTIAKEEIFAPVLSLMRANDLDEALSYIRKSRYGNGATIYTKDAKAVRKFREEADAGMLGINVGVPATMAFFPFSGWKDSFYGDLHVNGKDGINFYTRKKMITSRFDF is encoded by the coding sequence ATGTCCACCATCAAGCACGAGACGGTCACTCTTAAAAACTATATTGGGGGCCGGTGGGTGGAATCGGGCGGCTCGGAAATGCTGGAGGTTCCGAACCCGGCGACTGGAGAAGTATTAGCGCGTGTTCCAATCTCAACAAAAGAGGATGTCGACAAGGCGGTGCAAGCGGCGAATAAAGCATTTCAAACATGGAAAGATGTCCCTATTCCAAAACGGGCACGATTGATGTTCGAATTCCATCATTTGCTAAACAAATACCATAAAGAACTAGCAGAGCTTGTTGTCCAAGAAAATGGCAAAGCGTATAAAGAGGCGTATGGAGAAATTCAACGCGGGATTGAATGTGTCGAGTTTGCGGCGGGTGCTCCGACTTTGCTCATGGGGGAATCGCTTGCTAATATTGCCGAAGAGATTGACTCGGAGATGTTCCGTTATCCGTTAGGGGTTGTGGCAGGAATTACTCCGTTCAATTTCCCGATGATGGTGCCACTTTGGATGTTCCCTTTGGCAATTGTGTGCGGCAATACGTTTGTATTGAAACCATCTGAACGGACGCCTATTTTGGCCAACAAGTTAGCCGAGCTATTTACTGAGGCGGGAGCACCTCCGGGCGTGCTTAATGTTGTCCATGGTGCGCACGATGTGGTGAATGCTTTGATTGATCATGACGATATTCGTGCGATTTCATTTGTTGGATCACAACCAGTCGCAAAGTATGTATATGAACGGGCAGCTGCGCAAGGAAAGCGAGTGCAGGCGTTATCAGGTGCGAAAAATCACCATATTGTCATGCCAGATGCTGATGTGGAAACAGCGGTCCAACATGTTATTAGTTCGGCATTTGGCAGCGCGGGACAACGTTGCATGGCTTGTAGTGTAGTTGTTATTGTAGGAGAAAATGAGCAATTTGTACAGCGGTTAAAACAAAAAGCGGATGAACTGAACATCGGCAATGGCATGGATCCGGAAGTGTTATTAACTCCAGTCATTCGTCGATCCCATCGCGAAAAGGTATTGGGTTACATTGAAAAGGGGATTAAAGAAGGAGCGATGTTGCTTCGGGATGGTCGGAAAGAAATCGATGACCGGCCAGAAGGCAACTTTTTAGGGCCGACGATTTTTGACCATGTGACTCCAGATATGACGATTGCGAAGGAAGAAATCTTTGCACCAGTATTAAGTCTGATGCGGGCCAATGATTTAGATGAAGCACTGAGCTACATTCGAAAGTCTCGATATGGGAACGGGGCGACAATTTATACAAAAGATGCAAAAGCCGTTCGCAAATTCCGTGAAGAGGCCGATGCTGGAATGCTTGGCATCAATGTAGGAGTGCCGGCAACAATGGCATTTTTCCCGTTCTCCGGCTGGAAAGATTCGTTCTACGGAGATCTTCATGTAAATGGGAAAGATGGGATCAACTTTTATACTCGCAAGAAGATGATCACGTCCCGCTTCGATTTCTAG
- a CDS encoding PucR family transcriptional regulator, giving the protein MKTPTLTVSDILKRKHFEHAKVVAGHNGLNRPVKWVHVVEVVNIHHLLNGKELILSTGVGWKENKELFQSFVKQLIDCDASGLCIEIGMHTPSVPQEVIDLANAHYFPIILFLREVPFVEITQDIHTHLINQHYEIISGLESYSQQLNKKLLSMDPYSELLKLLHHYSGHQVIFKINGREVEVFPKYNKTVKGEQLAIDNYTASEKRTATQPIRFLGNEYAELSIMSTGKEISEFDLLILDRTATALAQHLLRDLYIDEKKRVKENEWLKSWLEGEHPIESVFSYLAEYGAEPNPKGGMVLVIHFKSSIKQCSNLDMMYFKVLCRTIFEQQGFSTFPVDFHSSIVFIMTNNREMKTWKSRMKIGLNTLLGSDYIQKKKWPQFIVGVGKFIENVSHMDKSYRTALETIKIQYHLGDRSNSCFYEDLHIYRIISLIHKYNDLYEVVMEYLEPVLQYDEKYNANLLETLKVYLACNGSKKETAQRLFVVRQTLYHRIQKLESLLGEDFMNPEKRLAIEFMIKAYEYLNSQNMWSSSIERDRLPGV; this is encoded by the coding sequence ATGAAAACTCCTACATTGACGGTTTCTGATATTCTAAAGCGGAAACATTTTGAGCACGCCAAAGTGGTTGCAGGGCACAATGGGCTCAACCGCCCCGTAAAATGGGTTCACGTTGTCGAGGTGGTAAACATTCATCATCTGTTGAATGGAAAAGAGCTGATTTTGTCTACTGGCGTAGGATGGAAGGAAAATAAGGAGTTGTTTCAGTCGTTTGTAAAACAGCTTATCGACTGTGACGCTTCGGGGCTATGTATTGAAATCGGCATGCATACTCCTTCTGTTCCACAGGAAGTAATCGATTTAGCAAATGCGCATTACTTTCCGATCATTCTCTTTCTCAGAGAAGTACCTTTCGTTGAGATCACCCAAGACATCCACACTCATTTAATTAACCAACACTATGAAATCATCTCCGGATTAGAATCGTATTCACAACAATTAAACAAAAAATTACTCTCAATGGACCCTTATAGTGAACTTTTAAAGCTATTGCATCACTATTCAGGACATCAAGTGATTTTTAAAATAAACGGCAGGGAGGTCGAAGTATTTCCTAAATACAACAAAACAGTTAAGGGAGAACAGTTGGCAATTGACAACTACACAGCTTCGGAGAAAAGAACCGCTACCCAACCAATCCGATTTCTCGGAAATGAATATGCCGAGCTGTCCATTATGTCAACCGGAAAAGAAATCAGCGAATTTGATCTGCTGATTTTGGATCGTACGGCAACCGCGCTGGCCCAACATTTGCTTCGCGATCTGTATATCGATGAAAAGAAGCGAGTAAAAGAAAATGAGTGGTTAAAAAGTTGGTTAGAGGGCGAGCATCCTATTGAAAGTGTGTTTAGTTATTTGGCTGAGTACGGGGCAGAGCCAAATCCAAAAGGGGGAATGGTGCTTGTTATCCATTTTAAATCTTCAATAAAGCAATGCTCGAACTTAGACATGATGTATTTTAAAGTGCTATGTCGGACGATTTTTGAACAACAAGGTTTTTCTACATTCCCTGTTGATTTTCACAGTAGCATTGTATTTATCATGACCAATAACAGGGAAATGAAAACATGGAAGAGTCGAATGAAAATAGGGCTGAATACTTTATTGGGATCAGACTACATTCAAAAGAAAAAGTGGCCTCAATTTATTGTCGGGGTTGGGAAATTTATCGAAAATGTTTCCCATATGGATAAAAGTTATCGAACGGCTTTAGAGACGATCAAAATTCAATACCATCTTGGCGATAGATCCAATAGCTGTTTTTATGAGGATTTGCATATCTATCGCATTATCTCTCTTATTCATAAATACAATGATCTATATGAAGTTGTCATGGAATATCTAGAGCCTGTTCTTCAATACGATGAAAAATACAATGCAAATTTATTAGAAACATTAAAGGTATATTTGGCGTGTAACGGTTCAAAAAAAGAAACTGCACAACGGCTATTTGTCGTTAGGCAAACGCTATATCATCGAATTCAAAAACTAGAGTCGCTTTTAGGAGAAGATTTTATGAATCCGGAAAAGAGGCTCGCTATTGAGTTTATGATCAAAGCATACGAATATTTAAATTCTCAAAATATGTGGAGCAGTTCTATAGAGCGTGATCGATTGCCAGGGGTATGA